A stretch of the Perca flavescens isolate YP-PL-M2 chromosome 10, PFLA_1.0, whole genome shotgun sequence genome encodes the following:
- the anxa6 gene encoding annexin A6 isoform X1, with product MVFRGTITDAPDFDPTTDAEALYNAMKGIGSDKETILELVTSRSNAQRQEVVAAYKCSFGQDLIEDLKYELTGKFERLIVSLMKTSAYHDAKEIHDALKGVGTNERCLIEILASRNNRQILEMVAAYKDAYGRDMEEDVIADTSGHFKKMLVVLLQGTRDESGVVDADLVEQDAQDLYAAGEEQWGTDEAKFIMILGSRSVTHLRMVFDAYEKIAEMSIEDSIKNELSGDFERLMLAVVQCIRNVPMFFAKRLYKSMKGLGTADNTLIRIMISRSEIDMLDIRECFRLAYEKSLYNMIKDDTSGDYKRTLLNLCGGDDDLAGEFFPEAAQIAYKMWETSAMTKVQLRPTVRPAPSFDPAADAQALRKAMKGFGTDEDVIIDIVAQRSNAQRQEIRQAFKSLLGRDLMKDLKSELSKNLERLIIGLMLTPAEFDAKMMRKAMEGAGTDEHSLIEILVTRSNEEILAMNAAYQNAYKKSLEEALHSDTSGFFCRILVSLVQGAREEGPADEERASADAQELADACNAESDEMELKFMSILCTRSFPHLRKVFQEFVRCSNKDIEQVIRKEMSGDVKNAFCAIVRSVKNQPSYFADRLYKAMKGLGTDDRALIRIMVSRSEVDLFNIRKEFKDTHDVSLHEFIQVETMIGDTSGDYRKTLLVLCGGED from the exons gtGTTCAGAGGCACAATAACAGATGCTCCGGACTTTGATCCCACCACTGATGCTGAGGCCCTTTACAATGCTATGAAAGGCATCG GTAGTGATAAAGAGACCATATTGGAACTGGTCACCTCAAGAAGCAATGCTCAGAGGCAGGAAGTCGTTGCAGCATACAAATGCAGCTTTGGACAG GATCTGATTGAGGATCTGAAGTATGAGCTGACGGGCAAATTTGAGCGTCTCATTGTCAGTCTGATGAAAACCTCCGCCTACCATGATGCCAAAGAAATCCATGATGCACTCAAA GGAGTAGGAACAAACGAGAGATGCCTCATTGAAATCCTGGCATCTAGAAACAACAGACAGATTCTTGAGATGGTTGCAGCATACAAGGACG CCTATGGCAGAGACATGGAGGAGGATGTAATCGCAGACACATCAGGTCACTTTAAGAAGATGCTGGTTGTTTTACTTCAG GGGACCAGAGATGAGTCAGGAGTGGTGGACGCAGACTTGGTGGAGCAGGATGCGCAA GATCTGTATGCAGCCGGAGAAGAGCAGTGGGGGACTGACGAGGCCAAATTTATCATGATCCTGGGAAGCCGCAGTGTGACCCACCTCCGCATGG TTTTCGATGCATACGAGAAGATTGCAGAGATGTCCATAGAGGACAGCATAAAGAATGAGTTGTCTGGGGACTTTGAGAGGCTGATGCTGGCTGTTG TCCAGTGCATAAGGAATGTCCCCATGTTCTTTGCCAAGCGCCTTTACAAGTCAATGAAG GGTCTCGGAACAGCTGACAACACCCTGATCAGGATCATGATTTCTCGCTCTGAAATAGACATGTTGGACATTCGAGAGTGTTTCCGTTTAGCATATGAGAAGTCACTTTATAACATGATTAAG GATGACACATCGGGGGACTACAAGAGGACTCTCCTTaatctgtgtggaggagatgATGA TTTAGCTGGAGAGTTCTTCCCTGAAGCTGCTCAGATAGCCTACAAGATGTGGGAAACAAGTGCCATGACCAAAGTCCAG CTGAGGCCAACAGTCCGCCCTGCACCCAGTTTTGACCCTGCTGCTGATGCACAAGCTCTGAGGAAAGCTATGAAGGGATTCG GAACAGACGAAGATGTGATCATTGACATTGTTGCACAGAGAAGCAATGCTCAGAGGCAAGAGATCAGACAGGCCTTCAAATCCCTACTGGGAAGG GATTTGATGAAGGACCTGAAGTCTGAGCTGTCAAAGAACTTAGAGAGGCTGATCATTGGGCTCATGTTGACACCTGCAGAGTTTGATGCCAAAATGATGAGGAAGGCAATGGAG GGGGCTGGGACAGATGAACATTCTCTGATTGAGATCCTGGTCACCAGGAGCAATGAGGAAATACTTGCCATGAATGCTGCTTATCAGAATG CCTATAAGAAGTCTTTGGAGGAAGCCCTTCATTCAGACACATCAGGCTTCTTCTGCCGCATCCTTGTTTCTCTCGTGCAG GGTGCAAGGGAGGAGGGCCCTGCAGATGAGGAAAGAGCTAGTGCAGATGCTCAG GAACTTGCCGATGCATGCAATGCCGAATCTGATGAAATGGAGCTGAAGTTCATGAGTATTCTGTGCACCAGAAGCTTCCCCCATCTTAGGAAAG TATTCCAGGAGTTTGTGAGATGCTCCAACAAGGACATTGAACAGGTTATCAGGAAGGAGATGTCAGGAGATGTCAAAAATGCCTTTTGTGCTATAG TTCGTAGTGTAAAGAACCAGCCCTCTTACTTTGCAGACCGTCTGTACAAAGCCATGAAG GGCCTTGGTACAGATGACAGAGCGCTGATCCGCATCATGGTATCCCGTAGCGAGGTCGACCTTTTCAACATTCGCAAAGAATTCAAGGATACACATGATGTCTCCCTCCATGAATTCATCCAGGTAGAAACTATGATT GGTGATACCTCAGGAGACTACCGTAAAACCCTGCTGGTGCTCTGTGGAGGGGAAGATTAA
- the anxa6 gene encoding annexin A6 isoform X2, translated as MVFRGTITDAPDFDPTTDAEALYNAMKGIGSDKETILELVTSRSNAQRQEVVAAYKCSFGQDLIEDLKYELTGKFERLIVSLMKTSAYHDAKEIHDALKGVGTNERCLIEILASRNNRQILEMVAAYKDAYGRDMEEDVIADTSGHFKKMLVVLLQGTRDESGVVDADLVEQDAQDLYAAGEEQWGTDEAKFIMILGSRSVTHLRMVFDAYEKIAEMSIEDSIKNELSGDFERLMLAVVQCIRNVPMFFAKRLYKSMKGLGTADNTLIRIMISRSEIDMLDIRECFRLAYEKSLYNMIKDDTSGDYKRTLLNLCGGDDDLAGEFFPEAAQIAYKMWETSAMTKVQLRPTVRPAPSFDPAADAQALRKAMKGFGTDEDVIIDIVAQRSNAQRQEIRQAFKSLLGRDLMKDLKSELSKNLERLIIGLMLTPAEFDAKMMRKAMEGAGTDEHSLIEILVTRSNEEILAMNAAYQNAYKKSLEEALHSDTSGFFCRILVSLVQGAREEGPADEERASADAQELADACNAESDEMELKFMSILCTRSFPHLRKVFQEFVRCSNKDIEQVIRKEMSGDVKNAFCAIVRSVKNQPSYFADRLYKAMKGLGTDDRALIRIMVSRSEVDLFNIRKEFKDTHDVSLHEFIQGDTSGDYRKTLLVLCGGED; from the exons gtGTTCAGAGGCACAATAACAGATGCTCCGGACTTTGATCCCACCACTGATGCTGAGGCCCTTTACAATGCTATGAAAGGCATCG GTAGTGATAAAGAGACCATATTGGAACTGGTCACCTCAAGAAGCAATGCTCAGAGGCAGGAAGTCGTTGCAGCATACAAATGCAGCTTTGGACAG GATCTGATTGAGGATCTGAAGTATGAGCTGACGGGCAAATTTGAGCGTCTCATTGTCAGTCTGATGAAAACCTCCGCCTACCATGATGCCAAAGAAATCCATGATGCACTCAAA GGAGTAGGAACAAACGAGAGATGCCTCATTGAAATCCTGGCATCTAGAAACAACAGACAGATTCTTGAGATGGTTGCAGCATACAAGGACG CCTATGGCAGAGACATGGAGGAGGATGTAATCGCAGACACATCAGGTCACTTTAAGAAGATGCTGGTTGTTTTACTTCAG GGGACCAGAGATGAGTCAGGAGTGGTGGACGCAGACTTGGTGGAGCAGGATGCGCAA GATCTGTATGCAGCCGGAGAAGAGCAGTGGGGGACTGACGAGGCCAAATTTATCATGATCCTGGGAAGCCGCAGTGTGACCCACCTCCGCATGG TTTTCGATGCATACGAGAAGATTGCAGAGATGTCCATAGAGGACAGCATAAAGAATGAGTTGTCTGGGGACTTTGAGAGGCTGATGCTGGCTGTTG TCCAGTGCATAAGGAATGTCCCCATGTTCTTTGCCAAGCGCCTTTACAAGTCAATGAAG GGTCTCGGAACAGCTGACAACACCCTGATCAGGATCATGATTTCTCGCTCTGAAATAGACATGTTGGACATTCGAGAGTGTTTCCGTTTAGCATATGAGAAGTCACTTTATAACATGATTAAG GATGACACATCGGGGGACTACAAGAGGACTCTCCTTaatctgtgtggaggagatgATGA TTTAGCTGGAGAGTTCTTCCCTGAAGCTGCTCAGATAGCCTACAAGATGTGGGAAACAAGTGCCATGACCAAAGTCCAG CTGAGGCCAACAGTCCGCCCTGCACCCAGTTTTGACCCTGCTGCTGATGCACAAGCTCTGAGGAAAGCTATGAAGGGATTCG GAACAGACGAAGATGTGATCATTGACATTGTTGCACAGAGAAGCAATGCTCAGAGGCAAGAGATCAGACAGGCCTTCAAATCCCTACTGGGAAGG GATTTGATGAAGGACCTGAAGTCTGAGCTGTCAAAGAACTTAGAGAGGCTGATCATTGGGCTCATGTTGACACCTGCAGAGTTTGATGCCAAAATGATGAGGAAGGCAATGGAG GGGGCTGGGACAGATGAACATTCTCTGATTGAGATCCTGGTCACCAGGAGCAATGAGGAAATACTTGCCATGAATGCTGCTTATCAGAATG CCTATAAGAAGTCTTTGGAGGAAGCCCTTCATTCAGACACATCAGGCTTCTTCTGCCGCATCCTTGTTTCTCTCGTGCAG GGTGCAAGGGAGGAGGGCCCTGCAGATGAGGAAAGAGCTAGTGCAGATGCTCAG GAACTTGCCGATGCATGCAATGCCGAATCTGATGAAATGGAGCTGAAGTTCATGAGTATTCTGTGCACCAGAAGCTTCCCCCATCTTAGGAAAG TATTCCAGGAGTTTGTGAGATGCTCCAACAAGGACATTGAACAGGTTATCAGGAAGGAGATGTCAGGAGATGTCAAAAATGCCTTTTGTGCTATAG TTCGTAGTGTAAAGAACCAGCCCTCTTACTTTGCAGACCGTCTGTACAAAGCCATGAAG GGCCTTGGTACAGATGACAGAGCGCTGATCCGCATCATGGTATCCCGTAGCGAGGTCGACCTTTTCAACATTCGCAAAGAATTCAAGGATACACATGATGTCTCCCTCCATGAATTCATCCAG GGTGATACCTCAGGAGACTACCGTAAAACCCTGCTGGTGCTCTGTGGAGGGGAAGATTAA
- the tnip1 gene encoding TNFAIP3-interacting protein 1 isoform X1, whose product MEGKGPYRIYDPGGSEVRAREEAGGGSSYRQLLEENSILRERMKGLKSLGDLLEESQSEASRLRQRVEELVRDNEALKSSSFATSLCMGGHIHAETQSRPCLHPTAEQKEEQTSCLGKTLQPEKPNEASAEFEVVNVDGKTSEALTAGSVAAVIPVLPQENIELASQLKRLESSFSIFAEESNPNQLLAHLGRMAVEFHHLSSKVQKNEQRTSLLQTLCEQLRQENNELRKKMEEDHHIRNRDLEQLRQENQKLKELVTGAAAAVAAATAASSAAPSDTEAPEAKEEPVKEESAAVRPKMEATTPQKSGKAAEKTPTKPCDVEVYEKKIKLLEKQRKDVLEVNKQWDIQWNSMKSQFEQKITDLRQRLAESQKTVLELEAEREQRQRDYDKKLLLAKSKIENVQGEKECLNSETTELKQKIRYLQDQLLPLSKQREYQEKEIQRLNRALEEALNLHTPSSSQQPPGQGNFADAANNLKKQELLTQIAVLKEQVKIFEEDFRKERSDRERMNEEKEDLRRQVERLQGQITNLTNQLHQAQNECQRERTERCKLERLQMQHHKQGQQQERRTSDPTSGSVNGPLSPPYCGPFVQVGPQGLEGWPIHFPPRMPNAAGAAAAAAPPPVRDFQPVTPGFPWQSSFPQPRGARAVGESSRPPPENADQSAAAAAAAAAAAGFGKRDRQNIDPGKH is encoded by the exons ATGGAAGGGAAAGGCCCGTATCGCATCTATGATCCAGGTGGGAGTGAGGTCAGGGCCAGGGAGGAGGCCGGAGGGGGAAGCAGCTATCGACAGCTACTGGAGGAGAACAGCATACTGCGGGAGCGAATGAAGGGACTTAAGAGTTTAG GTGATTTGCTGGAAGAGTCTCAGTCAGAGGCATCAAGGCTTCGGCAGCGAGTGGAGGAACTTGTGAGAGACAACGAGGCCCTTAAGTCCTCCAGCTTTGCCACCAGTCTGTGTATGGGAGGGCACATTCATGCTGAAACACAAA GTAGACCCTGTTTACACCCCACTGCAGAGCAGAAGGAGGAGCAAACAAGCTGTTTAGGGAAGACCCTTCAGCCTGAGAAGCCCAAT GAGGCGTCAGCAGAGTTTGAGGTCGTGAATGTAGATGGGAAGACTTCAGAAGCCTTGACT GCCGGGTCGGTGGCAGCCGTAATCCCTGTCCTGCCTCAGGAGAACATCGAGCTAGCCAGCCAGCTGAAGAGACTAGAGAGCTCCTTCAGCATATTCGCAGAAGAGTCCAACCCGAACCAGCTGTTAGCTCACCTCGGTCGCATGGCTGTGGAGTTTCACCATCTTTCCTCCAAGGTCCAAAAGAACGAGCAGAGGACTTCCCTCCTACAG ACTCTATGTGAGCAGCTCAGACAGGAGAACAATGAGCTTCGGAAGAAAATGGAAGAGGATCATCATATCAGGAATCGAGATTTGGAACAATTGAG ACAGGAGAATCAGAAACTTAAGGAGCTGGTCacgggagcagcagcagcagtagcagcagcaacagcagcgtCGTCTGCGGCGCCATCTGACACCGAAGCTCCGGAGGCCAAAGAGGAGCCTGTGAAGGAGGAATCAGCCGCTGTAAGACCCAAGATGGAGGCCACCACACCGCAGAAG AGTGGAAAAGCTGCAGAGAAAACCCCAACTAAACCTTGTGATGTAGAGGTgtatgaaaagaaaatcaagcttttggagaagcagagaaaggat GTACTGGAGGTGAACAAGCAGTGGGACATTCAGTGGAACTCCATGAAGTCACAGTTTGAACAGAAG ATCACAGACCTCAGACAACGGCTGGCTGAGTCCCAGAAAACTGTGCTTGAGCTGGAGGCAGAGCGAGAGCAGAGGCAGCGCGACTAcgacaagaagctgctgctggcCAAGTCCAAGATTGAAAATGTACAG GGGGAGAAGGAGTGCCTCAACTCTGAGACCACTGAGCTGAAGCAGAAGATTCGCTACCTGCAAGATCAGCTGCTGCCCCTCAGCAAACAGAGGGAGTACCAGGAGAAGGAGATCCAACGCCTCAACAGA GCTTTAGAGGAAGCCTTAAACCTGCACACCCCTTCATCCTCCCAGCAACCACCTGGTCAGGGTAACTTTGCAGATGCAGCCAATAACCTGAAGAAACAGGAACTGCTCACTCAAATTGCTGTACTAAAGGAACAG GTAAAGATCTTTGAAGAGGACTTCAGAAAAGAGAGGAGTGACAGGGAGcgaatgaatgaggaaaaagAGGACTTGAGGCGGCAAGTTGAGAGACTCCAGGGTCAGATTACTAATTTGACCAATCAG CTTCATCAGGCGCAGAACGAGTGTCAGAGAGAACGTACGGAAAGATGTAAACTGGAGAGACTGCAGATGCAGCATCACAAACAG GGGCAGCAGCAGGAAAGACGTACCTCAGACCCCACGTCAGGCTCAGTGAATGGCCCGCTGAGCCCTCCCTACTGTGGTCCCTTTGTGCAGGTGGGACCGCAGGGCCTTGAGGGCTGGCCCATACACTTCCCTCCCCGGATGCCCAATGCAGCAGGTGCCGCAGCCGCCGCAGCACCGCCCCCTGTACGAGACTTCCAGCCTGTCACCCCG GGTTTTCCTTGGCAGTCGTCATTCCCGCAGCCGAGAGGGGCCAGAGCAGTAGGAGAGAGTTCAAGACCACCACCAGAGAATGCAG ATCAGTCcgcagcagcggcggcggcggcagcagcagcagcaggatttggaaaaaggGACAGACAGAACATTGACCCTGGAAAGCACTAA
- the tnip1 gene encoding TNFAIP3-interacting protein 1 isoform X2 — protein MEGKGPYRIYDPGGSEVRAREEAGGGSSYRQLLEENSILRERMKGLKSLGDLLEESQSEASRLRQRVEELVRDNEALKSSSFATSLCMGGHIHAETQSRPCLHPTAEQKEEQTSCLGKTLQPEKPNEASAEFEVVNVDGKTSEALTAGSVAAVIPVLPQENIELASQLKRLESSFSIFAEESNPNQLLAHLGRMAVEFHHLSSKVQKNEQRTSLLQTLCEQLRQENNELRKKMEEDHHIRNRDLEQLRQENQKLKELVTGAAAAVAAATAASSAAPSDTEAPEAKEEPVKEESAAVRPKMEATTPQKSGKAAEKTPTKPCDVEVYEKKIKLLEKQRKDVLEVNKQWDIQWNSMKSQFEQKITDLRQRLAESQKTVLELEAEREQRQRDYDKKLLLAKSKIENVQGEKECLNSETTELKQKIRYLQDQLLPLSKQREYQEKEIQRLNRALEEALNLHTPSSSQQPPGQGNFADAANNLKKQELLTQIAVLKEQVKIFEEDFRKERSDRERMNEEKEDLRRQVERLQGQITNLTNQLHQAQNECQRERTERCKLERLQMQHHKQVGPQGLEGWPIHFPPRMPNAAGAAAAAAPPPVRDFQPVTPGFPWQSSFPQPRGARAVGESSRPPPENADQSAAAAAAAAAAAGFGKRDRQNIDPGKH, from the exons ATGGAAGGGAAAGGCCCGTATCGCATCTATGATCCAGGTGGGAGTGAGGTCAGGGCCAGGGAGGAGGCCGGAGGGGGAAGCAGCTATCGACAGCTACTGGAGGAGAACAGCATACTGCGGGAGCGAATGAAGGGACTTAAGAGTTTAG GTGATTTGCTGGAAGAGTCTCAGTCAGAGGCATCAAGGCTTCGGCAGCGAGTGGAGGAACTTGTGAGAGACAACGAGGCCCTTAAGTCCTCCAGCTTTGCCACCAGTCTGTGTATGGGAGGGCACATTCATGCTGAAACACAAA GTAGACCCTGTTTACACCCCACTGCAGAGCAGAAGGAGGAGCAAACAAGCTGTTTAGGGAAGACCCTTCAGCCTGAGAAGCCCAAT GAGGCGTCAGCAGAGTTTGAGGTCGTGAATGTAGATGGGAAGACTTCAGAAGCCTTGACT GCCGGGTCGGTGGCAGCCGTAATCCCTGTCCTGCCTCAGGAGAACATCGAGCTAGCCAGCCAGCTGAAGAGACTAGAGAGCTCCTTCAGCATATTCGCAGAAGAGTCCAACCCGAACCAGCTGTTAGCTCACCTCGGTCGCATGGCTGTGGAGTTTCACCATCTTTCCTCCAAGGTCCAAAAGAACGAGCAGAGGACTTCCCTCCTACAG ACTCTATGTGAGCAGCTCAGACAGGAGAACAATGAGCTTCGGAAGAAAATGGAAGAGGATCATCATATCAGGAATCGAGATTTGGAACAATTGAG ACAGGAGAATCAGAAACTTAAGGAGCTGGTCacgggagcagcagcagcagtagcagcagcaacagcagcgtCGTCTGCGGCGCCATCTGACACCGAAGCTCCGGAGGCCAAAGAGGAGCCTGTGAAGGAGGAATCAGCCGCTGTAAGACCCAAGATGGAGGCCACCACACCGCAGAAG AGTGGAAAAGCTGCAGAGAAAACCCCAACTAAACCTTGTGATGTAGAGGTgtatgaaaagaaaatcaagcttttggagaagcagagaaaggat GTACTGGAGGTGAACAAGCAGTGGGACATTCAGTGGAACTCCATGAAGTCACAGTTTGAACAGAAG ATCACAGACCTCAGACAACGGCTGGCTGAGTCCCAGAAAACTGTGCTTGAGCTGGAGGCAGAGCGAGAGCAGAGGCAGCGCGACTAcgacaagaagctgctgctggcCAAGTCCAAGATTGAAAATGTACAG GGGGAGAAGGAGTGCCTCAACTCTGAGACCACTGAGCTGAAGCAGAAGATTCGCTACCTGCAAGATCAGCTGCTGCCCCTCAGCAAACAGAGGGAGTACCAGGAGAAGGAGATCCAACGCCTCAACAGA GCTTTAGAGGAAGCCTTAAACCTGCACACCCCTTCATCCTCCCAGCAACCACCTGGTCAGGGTAACTTTGCAGATGCAGCCAATAACCTGAAGAAACAGGAACTGCTCACTCAAATTGCTGTACTAAAGGAACAG GTAAAGATCTTTGAAGAGGACTTCAGAAAAGAGAGGAGTGACAGGGAGcgaatgaatgaggaaaaagAGGACTTGAGGCGGCAAGTTGAGAGACTCCAGGGTCAGATTACTAATTTGACCAATCAG CTTCATCAGGCGCAGAACGAGTGTCAGAGAGAACGTACGGAAAGATGTAAACTGGAGAGACTGCAGATGCAGCATCACAAACAG GTGGGACCGCAGGGCCTTGAGGGCTGGCCCATACACTTCCCTCCCCGGATGCCCAATGCAGCAGGTGCCGCAGCCGCCGCAGCACCGCCCCCTGTACGAGACTTCCAGCCTGTCACCCCG GGTTTTCCTTGGCAGTCGTCATTCCCGCAGCCGAGAGGGGCCAGAGCAGTAGGAGAGAGTTCAAGACCACCACCAGAGAATGCAG ATCAGTCcgcagcagcggcggcggcggcagcagcagcagcaggatttggaaaaaggGACAGACAGAACATTGACCCTGGAAAGCACTAA
- the tnip1 gene encoding TNFAIP3-interacting protein 1 isoform X3, with product MEGKGPYRIYDPGGSEVRAREEAGGGSSYRQLLEENSILRERMKGLKSLGDLLEESQSEASRLRQRVEELVRDNEALKSSSFATSLCMGGHIHAETQSRPCLHPTAEQKEEQTSCLGKTLQPEKPNEASAEFEVVNVDGKTSEALTAGSVAAVIPVLPQENIELASQLKRLESSFSIFAEESNPNQLLAHLGRMAVEFHHLSSKVQKNEQRTSLLQTLCEQLRQENNELRKKMEEDHHIRNRDLEQLRQENQKLKELVTGAAAAVAAATAASSAAPSDTEAPEAKEEPVKEESAAVRPKMEATTPQKSGKAAEKTPTKPCDVEVYEKKIKLLEKQRKDVLEVNKQWDIQWNSMKSQFEQKITDLRQRLAESQKTVLELEAEREQRQRDYDKKLLLAKSKIENVQGEKECLNSETTELKQKIRYLQDQLLPLSKQREYQEKEIQRLNRALEEALNLHTPSSSQQPPGQGNFADAANNLKKQELLTQIAVLKEQVKIFEEDFRKERSDRERMNEEKEDLRRQVERLQGQITNLTNQLHQAQNECQRERTERCKLERLQMQHHKQGFPWQSSFPQPRGARAVGESSRPPPENADQSAAAAAAAAAAAGFGKRDRQNIDPGKH from the exons ATGGAAGGGAAAGGCCCGTATCGCATCTATGATCCAGGTGGGAGTGAGGTCAGGGCCAGGGAGGAGGCCGGAGGGGGAAGCAGCTATCGACAGCTACTGGAGGAGAACAGCATACTGCGGGAGCGAATGAAGGGACTTAAGAGTTTAG GTGATTTGCTGGAAGAGTCTCAGTCAGAGGCATCAAGGCTTCGGCAGCGAGTGGAGGAACTTGTGAGAGACAACGAGGCCCTTAAGTCCTCCAGCTTTGCCACCAGTCTGTGTATGGGAGGGCACATTCATGCTGAAACACAAA GTAGACCCTGTTTACACCCCACTGCAGAGCAGAAGGAGGAGCAAACAAGCTGTTTAGGGAAGACCCTTCAGCCTGAGAAGCCCAAT GAGGCGTCAGCAGAGTTTGAGGTCGTGAATGTAGATGGGAAGACTTCAGAAGCCTTGACT GCCGGGTCGGTGGCAGCCGTAATCCCTGTCCTGCCTCAGGAGAACATCGAGCTAGCCAGCCAGCTGAAGAGACTAGAGAGCTCCTTCAGCATATTCGCAGAAGAGTCCAACCCGAACCAGCTGTTAGCTCACCTCGGTCGCATGGCTGTGGAGTTTCACCATCTTTCCTCCAAGGTCCAAAAGAACGAGCAGAGGACTTCCCTCCTACAG ACTCTATGTGAGCAGCTCAGACAGGAGAACAATGAGCTTCGGAAGAAAATGGAAGAGGATCATCATATCAGGAATCGAGATTTGGAACAATTGAG ACAGGAGAATCAGAAACTTAAGGAGCTGGTCacgggagcagcagcagcagtagcagcagcaacagcagcgtCGTCTGCGGCGCCATCTGACACCGAAGCTCCGGAGGCCAAAGAGGAGCCTGTGAAGGAGGAATCAGCCGCTGTAAGACCCAAGATGGAGGCCACCACACCGCAGAAG AGTGGAAAAGCTGCAGAGAAAACCCCAACTAAACCTTGTGATGTAGAGGTgtatgaaaagaaaatcaagcttttggagaagcagagaaaggat GTACTGGAGGTGAACAAGCAGTGGGACATTCAGTGGAACTCCATGAAGTCACAGTTTGAACAGAAG ATCACAGACCTCAGACAACGGCTGGCTGAGTCCCAGAAAACTGTGCTTGAGCTGGAGGCAGAGCGAGAGCAGAGGCAGCGCGACTAcgacaagaagctgctgctggcCAAGTCCAAGATTGAAAATGTACAG GGGGAGAAGGAGTGCCTCAACTCTGAGACCACTGAGCTGAAGCAGAAGATTCGCTACCTGCAAGATCAGCTGCTGCCCCTCAGCAAACAGAGGGAGTACCAGGAGAAGGAGATCCAACGCCTCAACAGA GCTTTAGAGGAAGCCTTAAACCTGCACACCCCTTCATCCTCCCAGCAACCACCTGGTCAGGGTAACTTTGCAGATGCAGCCAATAACCTGAAGAAACAGGAACTGCTCACTCAAATTGCTGTACTAAAGGAACAG GTAAAGATCTTTGAAGAGGACTTCAGAAAAGAGAGGAGTGACAGGGAGcgaatgaatgaggaaaaagAGGACTTGAGGCGGCAAGTTGAGAGACTCCAGGGTCAGATTACTAATTTGACCAATCAG CTTCATCAGGCGCAGAACGAGTGTCAGAGAGAACGTACGGAAAGATGTAAACTGGAGAGACTGCAGATGCAGCATCACAAACAG GGTTTTCCTTGGCAGTCGTCATTCCCGCAGCCGAGAGGGGCCAGAGCAGTAGGAGAGAGTTCAAGACCACCACCAGAGAATGCAG ATCAGTCcgcagcagcggcggcggcggcagcagcagcagcaggatttggaaaaaggGACAGACAGAACATTGACCCTGGAAAGCACTAA